The Papaver somniferum cultivar HN1 chromosome 3, ASM357369v1, whole genome shotgun sequence genome includes a region encoding these proteins:
- the LOC113357034 gene encoding uncharacterized protein LOC113357034 → MKLRSSLGEQTNHKHQPFESHCPLDSTSITISPTPPPPLSPKSEETSQTQTSTTSKIPFRPRKIRKLEKPENTSDSSNSKPFQENNSRIKTQKIPIQQIRALPPRIVTKTLSGEGEIECAIRHLKASDPILSRVIDCYDRPVFSSFDRPFLALTKSILYQQLALKAGTSIYTRFISLCGGESSVVPESVLAINPQQLRQIGVSARKASYLHDLANKYKNGILSDSSIVDMDDKSLFTMLTMVKGIGSWSVHMFMMNSLHRPDVLPMGDLGVRKGVQLLYGLEELPRPSQMEQLCEKWRPYRTVASMYMWRLVDTKSLPSVTKTTLSVAVVGAPNQQKQQQEQQQQPQALQLIDPISGIANLGVCAWGEP, encoded by the exons atgaaACTAAGATCATCATTGGGGGAACAAACCAACCACAAGCATCAACCCTTTGAATCTCACTGTCCCCTTGACTCCACCTCAATTACGAtctcaccaacaccaccaccaccattatcacCAAAATCGGAAGAAACTTCTCAAACCCAAACATCAACTACATCAAAAATCCCATTCAGACCgagaaaaatcagaaaattagaGAAACCCGAGAATACCTCAGATTCCTCTAATTCCAAACCCTTTCAAGAAAACAACAGCagaataaaaacccaaaaaatcccTATTCAGCAAATTCGTGCTTTACCTCCTAGAATTGTTACAAAAACATTGTCAGGTGAAGGGGAAATCGAATGCGCTATTCGTCATTTAAAAGCATCTGATCCAATTTTATCTCGTGTAATTGATTGTTATGATCGACCGGTTTTTAGTTCTTTTGATCGACCATTTCTTGCTTTAACTAAAAGTATTCTTTATCAACAACTTGCTCTTAAAGCTGGTACGTCAATTTATACAAGATTTATATCATTGTGTGGTGGTGAATCAAGTGTTGTACCTGAATCCGTTCTTGCAATAAATCCTCAACAACTTCGTCAAATTGGGGTTTCTGCTCGAAAAGCTAGTTATCTTCATGATTTAGCTAATAAATATAAAAATGGGATTCTTTCGGACTCGTCCATTGTAGATATGGATGATAAATCTTTATTTACAATGCTTACCATGGTTAAAGGAATTGGTTCTTGGTCTGTTCATATGTTCATGATGAATTCTCTTCATAGACCTGATGTTTTACCAATGGGAGATTTAGGTGTTCGAAAGGGAGTTCAGTTACTTTATGGATTAGAAGAATTACCTCGTCCGTCGCAAATGGAGCAACTCTGTGAGAAATGGAGACCTTATCGGACCGTTGCTTCAATGTATATGTGGCGGTTAGTTGATACAAAGAGTCTGCCTTCAGTTACTAAAACAACATTGAGTGTTGCAGTAGTCGGTGCTCCTAATCAGCAGAAGCAGCAGCAAGAACAACAACAGCAACCACAGGCATTGCAGCTTATTGATCCAATCAGTGGCATTGCTAACCTCGG AGTTTGCGCCTGGGGTGAGCCATGA